The Parabacteroides timonensis sequence ATCGTTCAGGAAAGTAACGCCGTTGATTGGTGATTTATCCGGTGTCTCGAAATGTTTCCAGGTGTTTCCGTCGAAGGTCAGTAGCCCCATATTGTTGGCTACATACAGTACGCCGTCGGATGCAACGGACAACCCCCAGTTCTGACAACTGGCTTTGTAATCGTCTACAGTAAAGTTTTTTATGAAAATATTGGGAATATCTACCGATCCGCGTGCAGTCAGCACGCTAAGCATAAAGGCCAGGAATATTATCGGTAGTTTATACATCGCTCGAATTGATTTAAACGTGTAGAGACAAGGTAATGCCTTGTCTCTACGTATTATGGTTACAAATATAATAAAAATATTTGCTTATTTATAATCCTGCCAGTCTTTGATTTGGATATCTTTCACATCCATTGTACAGAATGCTTCGATAAATGCACTTGCCAGACGTGCGTTGGTGATCAGCGGAATATTATGGTCGATCGCAGCACGGCGGATCTTGTAACCGTTGGTCAGTTCGCGTTTGCTGTGGTCTTTCGGGATGTTTACAACCAGTTCGAATACGTGGTTGCTGAACATATCCATGATATTCAGGTCGCCTTGTTCATCCGGCCAGCATACGGCAGTCGTATTGATACCGTTTTCATTCAGGAACTTAGCAGTACCGGCAGTGCCGTAAATCTGGTATCCTTTTTCGCTCAGCAGGCGGCAAGGTTCCAGCAGATCTACTTTACTCTTGGCTGCACCTGAAGAAACTAGGACATTCTTTTTCGGAATGTTGTTGCCTACGGCGATCATGGCAGACAGCAATGCTTCATTGAAGTCGTCGCCGATACAACCTACTTCACCGGTAGAACTCATATCCACGCCCAGTACAGGGTCTGCCTTATGCAGACGGGCGAATGAGAACTGAGAAGCCTTTACACCGATCCAGTCGATATCGAAAGCGCTCTTGTCCGGTTTTGTATAGGGAGCGTCCAGCATGATGCGGGTGGCCGTTTCGATGAAGTTGCGTTTCAGTACTTTTGAAACGAACGGGAAACTACGTGATGCACGCAGGTTACATTCGATTACCTTCACATCGTTGTTCTTAGCCAGGAACTGGATATTGAACGGTCCGCTGATGTTCAACTCTTTGGCGATCATCTTGCTTACCTTCTTGATGCGGCGTGCTGTTTCGAAGTAAATCTTCTGAGCCGGGAATACCAGTGTAGCGTCACCAGAGTGAACACCGGCAAACTCGATATGTTCGGAGATAGCGTATTCAACCACTTCGCCGTTCATCGCCACTGCGTCAAATTCTACTTCTTTGGCTCCCTGCAGGAACTCGGATACAACCACCGGATATTCTTTAGATACCTTAGCTGCCAGATCCAGGAATTCGATCATCTGTTCCTTGTTGTGGCAAACGTTCATGGCAGCACCTGAAAGAACATAAGAAGGACGGATCAGGATCGGGAAGCCAACCTTTTCGATGAAGCCGTCGATCTCTTCCATACTGGTCAACTCTGCCCATGCCGGCTGGTCGATACCCAGTGTGTCCAACATAGCTGAGAATTTATGGCGGTTTTCAGCGCGGTCGATCGACAGCGGAGAAGTACCCAGTACCGGTACATTCTGGCGATACAACTTCATTGCCAGGTTGTTCGGGATCTGTCCGCCTACGGATACGATCACACCCTTCGGCATTTCCAGGTCCATTACGTCGAGTACACGTTCGAAAGAAAGTTCGTCGAAGTACAGACGGTCGCACATATCGTAGTCGGTAGAAACCGTTTCCGGGTTGTAGTTGATCATGATCGACTTGTAACCCAGCTTACGTGCAGTCTGTGCAGCGTTCACCGAACACCAGTCGAACTCTACGGAAGAACCGATGCGGTAAGCACCTGATCCCAGGATCACGACGCTCTTGTCATTCTTATAGTAAGGGATATCATGTTCGCTACCGTCGTATGTCATATACAGGTAGTTAGTCAGTTCCGGATGTTCCGAAGCGATCGTGTTGATACGTTTTACGCTCGGCAGGACACCCAGTTTCTTACGCAGGTTACGTACACGGATGTTTTCTTTTTCCATGTTGCCTTCCGGAT is a genomic window containing:
- the carB gene encoding carbamoyl-phosphate synthase (glutamine-hydrolyzing) large subunit — translated: MSKIGIKKVIVLGSGALKIGQAGEFDYSGSQALKALKEEGISTVLLNPNIATIQTSEGVADKVYFLPITPYFVEEVIKKEQPDGILLAFGGQTALNCGTQLYTSGTLAKYGVKVLGTSVEAIMYTEDRDLFVKKLNEIDVKTPISQAVETMEDAVKAAYKIGFPVMIRSAYALGGMGSGICKDEAELRTLAESAFAYSSQILVEESLKGWKEIEFEVIRDKNDHCFTVVSMENVDPLGVHTGESIVVAPTCSLTDKELDLLKELSTKTIRHLGIVGECNIQYAFNSDTCDYRVIEVNARLSRSSALASKASGYPLAFVAAKLALGYSLDEIGEMGTPNSAYKAPEVDYMIVKIPRWDLTKFVGVSRLIGSSMKSVGEIMSIGKSFEEIMQKGLRMIGQGMHGFVGNNDLEFDNLDDALANPTDLRIFAVAKALEEGYTVERIHELSKITPWFLNGLKNIVDYTKVLSQYNKIEDLPEDVLKKAKRLGFSDFQIARYVENPEGNMEKENIRVRNLRKKLGVLPSVKRINTIASEHPELTNYLYMTYDGSEHDIPYYKNDKSVVILGSGAYRIGSSVEFDWCSVNAAQTARKLGYKSIMINYNPETVSTDYDMCDRLYFDELSFERVLDVMDLEMPKGVIVSVGGQIPNNLAMKLYRQNVPVLGTSPLSIDRAENRHKFSAMLDTLGIDQPAWAELTSMEEIDGFIEKVGFPILIRPSYVLSGAAMNVCHNKEQMIEFLDLAAKVSKEYPVVVSEFLQGAKEVEFDAVAMNGEVVEYAISEHIEFAGVHSGDATLVFPAQKIYFETARRIKKVSKMIAKELNISGPFNIQFLAKNNDVKVIECNLRASRSFPFVSKVLKRNFIETATRIMLDAPYTKPDKSAFDIDWIGVKASQFSFARLHKADPVLGVDMSSTGEVGCIGDDFNEALLSAMIAVGNNIPKKNVLVSSGAAKSKVDLLEPCRLLSEKGYQIYGTAGTAKFLNENGINTTAVCWPDEQGDLNIMDMFSNHVFELVVNIPKDHSKRELTNGYKIRRAAIDHNIPLITNARLASAFIEAFCTMDVKDIQIKDWQDYK